A region of Mesorhizobium sp. AR02 DNA encodes the following proteins:
- a CDS encoding iron-sulfur cluster assembly scaffold protein, whose protein sequence is MINDVYNAKILGFAGNIARIGRLDHPDATAKAHSKLCGSTVTVDLKMEDGVVTDFAHDVKACALGQASSSIMAQHVVGASAEELRAVRDTMLKMLKENGAPPDGRFADLRYLEPVRDYKARHASTMLTFDAVVDAISQIEKKRAEEAA, encoded by the coding sequence ATGATCAACGACGTCTATAACGCGAAAATTCTCGGTTTTGCCGGAAACATCGCCCGCATCGGCCGGCTCGATCATCCCGACGCGACCGCCAAGGCCCATTCCAAGCTGTGCGGTTCGACCGTTACCGTCGACCTCAAGATGGAAGATGGCGTGGTCACCGACTTCGCCCATGACGTGAAGGCCTGCGCGCTCGGCCAGGCGTCGTCCTCGATCATGGCGCAGCATGTCGTCGGCGCGAGTGCCGAGGAATTGCGTGCGGTGCGCGACACCATGCTGAAGATGCTGAAGGAGAACGGCGCACCACCAGACGGGCGCTTCGCCGACCTCAGATATTTGGAGCCGGTGCGCGACTACAAGGCGCGCCACGCCTCGACCATGCTGACCTTCGATGCCGTGGTCGACGCCATCAGCCAGATCGAGAAGAAGCGCGCCGAAGAAGCGGCCTGA
- a CDS encoding LysR substrate-binding domain-containing protein — MKRGRLPLTALRSFEAAGRHLSFSRAAEELFVSQAAISRQIRELETFLRQPLFERHHRRVELTDAGRRLLAQLVRSFDDIDRLLSELVAVPAQSVVRVSVEPSLASVWLVPRLNRFRQLRPDIDVSLEVDPRLIEFRSDQPELALRFSAHAISWPRSQAERLASTVDSPVLSPALLASGPALEKPIDLARYTLLHEENRQGWARWFEAAGVPADAVPARGPMLADASLSKQAALLGHGVALGDLLQIGGEVAAGALIKPFDIDVASGAYWLVARDLRYLSEPAAAFADWLRSEFAESRQALTRQA; from the coding sequence ATGAAGCGCGGACGCCTACCATTGACGGCATTGAGGAGTTTTGAGGCGGCGGGCCGGCATCTGAGCTTCAGCCGGGCCGCCGAGGAGCTTTTCGTCTCGCAGGCGGCGATCAGCCGGCAGATCCGCGAGCTCGAAACCTTCCTGCGCCAGCCCTTGTTCGAACGTCACCATCGCCGCGTCGAACTGACGGATGCGGGCCGTCGGCTGCTCGCGCAATTGGTCAGGAGTTTCGATGACATCGACAGACTGCTTTCGGAATTGGTCGCTGTCCCCGCGCAATCCGTGGTTCGTGTCAGCGTCGAGCCGTCACTTGCTTCCGTGTGGCTGGTCCCCCGGCTCAACCGGTTTCGCCAATTGCGGCCTGACATCGATGTATCGCTCGAAGTCGACCCCAGGCTGATCGAATTCCGCAGCGATCAGCCTGAGCTTGCCCTACGCTTCAGCGCCCATGCCATCTCCTGGCCTCGCAGCCAGGCCGAGCGGCTTGCCTCGACGGTCGATTCACCGGTTCTGTCGCCGGCACTGCTTGCCTCGGGCCCTGCCCTTGAGAAGCCGATCGACCTTGCCCGCTACACACTTTTGCATGAGGAAAATCGCCAGGGATGGGCGCGCTGGTTCGAAGCGGCCGGCGTGCCCGCCGATGCCGTGCCGGCGCGCGGCCCGATGCTCGCAGACGCCTCGCTTTCAAAGCAAGCCGCCCTGCTCGGACATGGCGTGGCGCTGGGCGATCTCTTGCAGATCGGCGGGGAAGTTGCAGCCGGCGCGCTGATCAAGCCATTCGACATCGACGTTGCGTCCGGCGCCTACTGGCTGGTGGCGAGGGATTTGCGCTATCTTTCGGAACCGGCTGCGGCTTTCGCAGACTGGCTGAGAAGCGAATTTGCCGAAAGCCGGCAGGCGCTGACACGGCAGGCCTAA
- the yidD gene encoding membrane protein insertion efficiency factor YidD, translating to MHDPHGHAHTARPPGRGRNWPGPWRKTPGRLLGTSFVRLYQLTLSGFVGNSCRHLPTCSEYAHEAIARHGLWAGGWMGLFRVLRCGPFGTHGIDLVPEVLADCYVWFMPWRYWRIGKKGGKVDS from the coding sequence GTGCACGACCCGCATGGGCATGCCCATACTGCCAGACCGCCGGGGCGCGGCCGCAACTGGCCCGGCCCGTGGCGCAAGACGCCGGGCCGTCTCCTCGGCACGTCGTTCGTGCGCCTTTACCAGCTGACTTTGTCCGGCTTTGTCGGCAATTCCTGCCGGCATTTGCCGACCTGTTCCGAATATGCGCATGAGGCGATCGCCCGCCATGGCCTGTGGGCCGGCGGCTGGATGGGATTGTTCCGCGTGCTGCGCTGCGGGCCCTTCGGCACGCATGGCATCGACCTGGTGCCGGAAGTGCTGGCGGATTGCTACGTCTGGTTCATGCCCTGGCGGTACTGGCGGATCGGCAAAAAAGGCGGCAAAGTCGACAGCTGA
- the blaOXA gene encoding class D beta-lactamase: MRNIDRLPFILAGVLFLLAWLLGFPMRAQSAPLGDVQCTLIADAASGKTLYQDGTCDQRFSPASTFKVPLSLIGYDAGILSDEHTPTWDYKAEFNAVKRDQKTVDPVIWERDSILWFSREITRRLGAETFAGYVSKLDYGNNDVSGNPGKNDGLTHSWVNSSLKITPVEQVDFLRKLLARKLPVSAKAYDMTSAIIPTFQAGGWTVQGKTGSTRLANDADKIRDKRSLGWFVGWAKKDGQQIVFARLIVDTKRTDVPKGWSTRSGFLKDLPLLMK; this comes from the coding sequence ATGCGTAACATCGACCGTCTTCCCTTTATCCTGGCTGGAGTCCTGTTCCTGCTCGCCTGGTTGCTGGGGTTCCCGATGCGCGCGCAATCGGCGCCGCTTGGGGATGTGCAGTGCACGTTGATCGCCGATGCAGCGAGCGGCAAGACGCTCTATCAGGACGGCACCTGCGACCAGCGGTTCAGCCCTGCCTCGACGTTCAAAGTGCCGCTTTCGCTGATCGGCTATGATGCCGGGATCCTGAGCGACGAGCACACGCCGACCTGGGACTACAAAGCCGAATTCAACGCGGTGAAACGGGATCAGAAGACCGTCGATCCGGTGATCTGGGAACGCGATTCAATTCTCTGGTTCTCCCGGGAGATCACGCGCCGGCTCGGGGCTGAGACCTTTGCCGGCTATGTCTCGAAACTCGACTACGGCAACAACGACGTTTCCGGCAATCCCGGCAAGAATGACGGCCTGACCCATTCCTGGGTGAATTCCTCGCTCAAGATCACGCCGGTCGAGCAGGTCGATTTCCTGCGCAAACTGCTGGCGCGCAAGCTCCCGGTTTCAGCCAAGGCCTACGACATGACGTCAGCCATCATCCCGACATTCCAGGCTGGAGGCTGGACGGTGCAAGGCAAGACCGGCAGCACCAGGCTGGCCAATGATGCCGACAAGATCAGGGACAAGCGTTCGCTCGGCTGGTTCGTCGGCTGGGCGAAGAAGGATGGTCAGCAGATCGTCTTTGCGCGTCTCATCGTCGACACCAAGCGCACCGATGTGCCGAAGGGCTGGAGCACACGCTCCGGGTTTCTGAAGGATCTGCCGCTGCTGATGAAATAA
- a CDS encoding SAM-dependent methyltransferase: MEDATPSRTALGVARMRALHQFSPQAGLFRDPYAIAILGEAAPTAQELEQENERRRRMRLFVTARARFAEDWLAAAVRRGIRQLVVLGAGLDTFSLRNPYPDLSVFEVDHPATQAWKRKCMAESGFAEPPATTFVPVDFERQSLPAELAAAGLQSTEPSFFIWLGVVPYLTKEAIFKTLSWIAGVPGSEVVFDYSEPAENRDAAGQAALAFHAARVASVGEPWISFFVPTDLAKSLTELGFDEIEDLESGDIAARFSGAPRGTTSNSGGHIIRARRTA; the protein is encoded by the coding sequence ATGGAAGACGCAACACCCAGCCGTACCGCCCTTGGCGTCGCACGCATGAGGGCCCTGCATCAGTTTTCACCGCAGGCGGGGCTGTTTCGCGATCCCTACGCGATCGCGATTCTGGGTGAAGCTGCGCCCACGGCCCAGGAGCTCGAACAGGAGAACGAGCGCCGCCGGCGCATGCGCCTGTTCGTCACCGCGCGCGCCCGCTTCGCCGAGGACTGGCTGGCGGCGGCGGTGCGTCGCGGCATCCGTCAGCTCGTCGTGCTTGGCGCCGGCCTCGATACGTTTTCGCTGCGCAATCCGTATCCGGATCTCAGCGTGTTCGAAGTCGACCACCCGGCCACGCAAGCCTGGAAACGCAAATGCATGGCCGAGAGCGGGTTTGCCGAGCCACCCGCCACCACATTCGTGCCAGTCGATTTCGAGCGGCAAAGCCTGCCCGCGGAACTGGCTGCGGCCGGTTTGCAGTCGACCGAGCCGAGTTTCTTCATCTGGTTGGGTGTCGTGCCCTACCTGACGAAAGAAGCGATCTTCAAAACGCTGTCCTGGATTGCCGGCGTCCCCGGCTCGGAGGTGGTGTTCGATTACAGCGAACCGGCTGAGAACCGCGATGCGGCGGGACAGGCTGCGCTGGCCTTCCATGCGGCGCGCGTCGCTTCTGTCGGAGAGCCATGGATCAGCTTCTTTGTTCCTACCGACCTGGCGAAATCCCTGACTGAGCTCGGGTTCGACGAGATCGAAGATCTCGAGAGCGGCGATATCGCCGCCCGCTTTTCCGGAGCACCGAGGGGAACGACGAGCAATTCCGGCGGCCACATCATCCGTGCCCGCCGAACCGCCTGA
- the thrS gene encoding threonine--tRNA ligase translates to MLNSVSLTFPDGSVRDYDAAMTGAGLAESISKSLAKKAVAYAIDGTVRDLSDPLGKSGKVEIITRDDVRAIELIRHDTAHVLAEAVQELWPGTQVTIGPVIENGFYYDFARNEPFTPDDFPVIEKKMREIIARNKPFTREVWSRDRAKKVFADKGERYKLELIDAIPEDQDLKIYAQGDWFDLCRGPHMASTGQIGNAFKLMKVAGAYWRGDSNNPMLTRIYGTAWADQAQLDAYQTMLEEAEKRDHRKLGREMDLFHFQEEGPGVVFWHAKGWKMFQNLVNYMRRRLDEQGYQEVNAPQVLDKSLWETSGHWGWYRDAMFKVTVAGDDTDDDRVFALKPMNCPGHVQIFKHGLKSYRDLPVKLAEFGNVHRYEPSGALHGLMRVRGFTQDDAHIFCTEEQLAAECLRINDLILSTYADFGFEEVSVKLSTRPDKRVGTDEAWDHAEAIMGNVLETIRTRSGNRIKTSINPGEGAFYGPKFEYVLKDAIGREWQCGTTQVDFNLPERFGAFYIGSDSEKKQPVMVHRAICGSMERFLGILIENYSGHFPLWFAPLQVVVATITSEADGYATEVVAKLKAAGLLAEADLRNEKINYKVREHSLAKVPVILVCGKREAEEQTVNMRRLGSRDQESLGLAEAIAQLTEEAVTPDRRRKRAA, encoded by the coding sequence ATGCTGAATTCCGTTTCCCTGACATTTCCCGATGGCTCCGTCCGCGACTACGACGCGGCGATGACCGGTGCAGGCCTTGCCGAATCGATCTCGAAGTCGCTGGCCAAGAAGGCCGTCGCCTACGCCATCGACGGCACCGTGCGCGACCTCTCCGACCCGCTCGGCAAGTCCGGCAAGGTCGAGATCATCACCCGTGACGATGTGCGCGCTATTGAACTTATCCGTCACGACACCGCGCACGTGCTGGCGGAAGCCGTGCAGGAATTATGGCCGGGAACGCAGGTGACCATCGGGCCGGTGATCGAGAACGGATTCTATTACGACTTCGCCCGCAACGAGCCGTTCACCCCAGACGACTTTCCAGTGATCGAGAAGAAGATGCGCGAGATCATCGCGCGCAACAAGCCGTTCACTAGGGAAGTCTGGTCGCGCGACAGGGCGAAGAAAGTGTTCGCCGACAAGGGCGAGCGCTACAAGCTTGAGCTGATCGACGCCATTCCCGAGGACCAGGATCTCAAGATCTATGCGCAGGGCGATTGGTTCGACCTCTGCCGTGGTCCGCACATGGCCTCGACCGGCCAGATCGGCAACGCCTTCAAACTGATGAAGGTGGCCGGTGCCTATTGGCGTGGCGATTCGAACAACCCGATGTTGACGCGCATCTACGGCACGGCCTGGGCCGACCAGGCGCAGCTCGACGCCTACCAGACGATGCTGGAGGAGGCCGAGAAGCGCGACCACCGCAAGCTCGGCCGCGAGATGGACCTGTTCCATTTCCAGGAAGAAGGGCCGGGCGTCGTCTTCTGGCACGCCAAGGGCTGGAAGATGTTCCAGAACCTGGTCAATTACATGCGCCGCCGCCTCGACGAGCAAGGCTACCAGGAGGTCAACGCGCCGCAGGTGCTCGACAAGAGCCTGTGGGAAACGTCAGGCCACTGGGGCTGGTATCGCGACGCCATGTTCAAGGTGACGGTCGCCGGCGACGACACCGACGACGACCGTGTCTTTGCGCTGAAGCCGATGAACTGCCCAGGCCACGTGCAGATTTTCAAGCATGGGTTGAAGTCATATCGCGATCTGCCCGTAAAACTTGCAGAATTCGGCAATGTGCATCGCTATGAACCGTCGGGCGCATTGCACGGGCTGATGCGCGTGCGCGGCTTCACGCAGGATGATGCGCATATCTTCTGCACCGAAGAGCAACTCGCGGCGGAATGCCTGCGCATCAACGATTTGATCCTGTCGACCTATGCCGATTTCGGTTTTGAAGAGGTCAGCGTGAAGCTGTCGACACGGCCGGACAAGCGGGTCGGCACCGATGAGGCCTGGGATCATGCCGAGGCGATCATGGGCAATGTGCTGGAGACGATCAGGACAAGGTCGGGCAATCGGATCAAGACCTCGATCAATCCGGGCGAGGGCGCCTTCTACGGGCCGAAGTTCGAATATGTGTTGAAGGATGCCATCGGCCGCGAATGGCAGTGCGGCACGACGCAGGTCGACTTCAACCTGCCGGAACGCTTTGGCGCCTTCTACATCGGCTCGGATTCGGAGAAGAAGCAGCCCGTCATGGTGCACCGCGCCATCTGCGGTTCGATGGAGCGTTTCCTCGGCATCCTGATCGAGAACTATTCCGGCCATTTCCCGCTGTGGTTCGCACCGCTGCAGGTGGTGGTGGCGACGATCACCTCCGAGGCGGACGGCTATGCAACCGAAGTGGTGGCAAAGCTGAAGGCCGCCGGGCTATTGGCGGAAGCCGATCTGCGCAACGAGAAGATCAACTACAAGGTCCGTGAGCACAGCCTGGCCAAGGTGCCGGTCATCCTCGTCTGCGGCAAACGCGAGGCGGAGGAACAGACGGTCAACATGCGCCGGCTCGGCTCGCGCGACCAGGAATCGCTTGGCCTTGCCGAGGCGATCGCGCAACTGACCGAAGAAGCGGTGACGCCGGACCGCAGGCGCAAACGCGCGGCCTGA
- a CDS encoding lysophospholipid acyltransferase family protein yields MLKLKPREKPFPELSYANPRQPALTRWVIHSIEGLSGRDRYAALYDFWRRQVVPSGERVFSRMLDLIDLRIRTPDQWPPAPLPDTPLVIVANHPFGIGDGIAVLSLVEQLGRPFRVMIHKDLLKIREMEPYSLPIDFSETKEALKNNMAVRHEAVRLLKECVTIVVFPAGGVATAPKGFGRARDLPWKMFPARLVQDAKASVIPMHFSGQNGRLFHLVSGPMNMAERDGRVAKFVGKASLTLRLSMLIHEFARLSGKAIDVRVGDVLSWSELEPLRDRKALLDRLYRGVFDLAPPAPRRRIPFLPARAKLAA; encoded by the coding sequence ATGCTCAAGCTGAAGCCACGCGAAAAACCGTTCCCCGAGCTTTCCTATGCCAATCCGCGCCAGCCGGCGCTGACACGCTGGGTCATCCATTCCATCGAGGGCCTGTCGGGGCGCGACCGGTATGCCGCGCTCTATGATTTCTGGCGCCGCCAGGTGGTGCCATCAGGCGAGCGCGTGTTCAGCCGCATGCTCGACCTGATCGACCTGCGGATACGGACCCCCGACCAATGGCCGCCCGCGCCGTTACCGGACACACCGCTGGTGATTGTGGCCAACCATCCGTTCGGCATCGGCGACGGCATTGCCGTGCTCTCACTGGTGGAGCAGCTGGGGCGGCCGTTCCGGGTGATGATCCACAAGGATCTGCTCAAGATCCGCGAGATGGAGCCCTATTCGCTGCCAATCGACTTTTCCGAGACCAAGGAAGCGTTGAAGAACAACATGGCCGTGCGCCACGAGGCGGTGCGGCTGCTGAAGGAGTGCGTCACCATCGTGGTGTTTCCCGCCGGTGGTGTCGCCACTGCGCCGAAAGGCTTTGGCCGCGCACGCGACCTGCCATGGAAGATGTTTCCGGCACGCCTGGTCCAGGATGCCAAGGCGTCCGTCATTCCGATGCATTTTTCCGGACAGAACGGCAGGCTGTTCCATCTGGTCAGCGGGCCGATGAACATGGCCGAGCGCGATGGCCGCGTGGCCAAATTCGTCGGCAAGGCGTCGCTGACACTGCGCCTTTCGATGCTCATCCACGAATTCGCACGGCTGTCCGGCAAGGCGATCGACGTGCGCGTCGGCGATGTGCTGAGCTGGAGTGAACTGGAGCCGCTGCGCGATCGCAAGGCACTGCTCGACCGTCTTTATCGCGGTGTGTTTGATTTGGCGCCGCCGGCACCGCGCCGTCGGATTCCCTTCCTGCCGGCACGAGCGAAGCTGGCAGCCTGA
- a CDS encoding nitroreductase — protein sequence MASPIIDFLLTRNSAPIPDLREPAPSDADIATMIAAATRVPDHGRLEPWRFIVYRGDARIEIGRKLAALAEQREGPLPEGRRNQELARFSRAPLVIGVVSVPKENPKIPQWEMFLSGGMAAMNLMIAANALGYGTNMISNWYSDVPEGRAILGLAPQERVIGFIHIGSYAGTAPERPRPDPAKLYADYSGPWAG from the coding sequence ATGGCGTCGCCGATCATCGACTTCCTGCTGACCCGAAATTCAGCACCGATTCCCGACCTCAGGGAGCCGGCACCGAGCGACGCCGATATCGCAACGATGATCGCCGCCGCCACGCGCGTGCCCGATCACGGCCGGCTCGAACCCTGGCGCTTCATCGTCTATCGCGGCGATGCCCGCATCGAGATCGGCAGAAAGCTGGCGGCGCTTGCCGAACAGCGGGAAGGGCCGCTGCCCGAGGGCCGCCGCAACCAGGAACTGGCGCGCTTTTCGCGCGCGCCGCTGGTGATCGGCGTGGTGTCGGTGCCGAAAGAGAATCCCAAGATCCCGCAATGGGAGATGTTCCTGTCCGGCGGCATGGCGGCGATGAACCTGATGATTGCAGCCAACGCGCTGGGCTATGGCACCAACATGATCAGCAACTGGTATTCCGATGTGCCGGAGGGCAGGGCGATCCTCGGACTGGCGCCGCAGGAGCGCGTCATCGGCTTCATCCACATCGGCTCTTATGCCGGCACGGCGCCGGAGCGGCCACGACCCGATCCGGCAAAGCTCTACGCCGATTACTCAGGGCCCTGGGCGGGTTGA
- a CDS encoding flavin reductase family protein, with amino-acid sequence MFYEPSKGHGLPHDPSKAIVAPRPIGWISTLNRAGEINLAPYSFFNAVSTRPFIVWFSSEGEKDSASFAQETGEFVANLVGRDLAEKMNYTSVNAPRGVNEFVYADLAMAPSRLVRPPRVAAAPAALECRVTEVFRPKALDGTPTSAVVVAGEVVGVHIDDAFLKDGLFDITKAGNVARLGYMDYASVSEVFSMRRPRWGKE; translated from the coding sequence ATGTTCTATGAGCCGTCCAAGGGGCACGGGCTGCCGCATGACCCATCGAAGGCGATCGTGGCGCCGCGCCCGATCGGCTGGATATCGACGCTGAACAGGGCCGGCGAGATCAACTTAGCGCCATACTCCTTCTTCAACGCCGTTTCGACGCGGCCGTTCATCGTCTGGTTCTCCTCGGAGGGTGAGAAGGACAGCGCCTCCTTCGCCCAGGAGACCGGTGAGTTCGTTGCCAATCTGGTCGGCCGCGATCTTGCGGAGAAGATGAATTACACCTCCGTCAACGCGCCGCGCGGCGTCAACGAGTTCGTCTATGCCGATCTCGCCATGGCACCTTCGCGTCTCGTCAGGCCGCCGCGCGTGGCGGCGGCGCCTGCCGCGCTGGAATGCCGGGTGACGGAAGTGTTTCGCCCAAAGGCGCTGGACGGAACGCCGACGAGTGCGGTCGTCGTCGCCGGCGAAGTGGTCGGCGTCCACATTGACGATGCCTTTTTGAAAGACGGCCTGTTCGATATCACCAAGGCCGGCAATGTCGCCCGTCTCGGCTATATGGACTATGCCAGCGTCAGCGAGGTCTTTTCGATGCGCCGGCCACGCTGGGGCAAGGAGTAG